AGTTAGGAGAGAAGGCTTTTTAGAATGAATGTCATTTTTCTTTTTTGGATTTTAAGTCGTGATTTGTAGGAGCTGGCGTGCATGTCTGAAACGGATGGTCACCAAGAGGGTTAACCATTGTTTGTATGCAGATattccggcataattttttttatCCCTTTTGTGTTCTATTGATTTAGTATTTACATTTATTCCTGTACGGCAAAGATATATTTTTAAAAATACAAGCTTAATATTTTTTATATGTGTCCACATTTTTTTAGATGCATATTTTTTTAGTATGTTTTTGAAATACCCGATAAAGATTTTTTGAAAATAAAAGAATTACATCTTTTATATTTATGGTCAACATTTTTATAAACACAGTTAAATATTTTAAACAGAAGTGTTGCTTTTTTATGGGTAGTCATTCTTTTTTTTACGCATTTACATTTTTTTATAGTGGCTGACAACATTTTTTGAATACTTGTTTTCACCATTATTCAAATGCTTGATAATTTTTATAAGTAATAATTAACCCCTTTCACACATGCTTTATATAATTGGTATACACTCTTAGGCAAGAGAAACATTTTATTTATACACTTTGAACATTCTTTGCAAATGCTGATTAATTTTTCTTACATGGTTACCACCTTTTTATTTGCAACTTTTTACATTTCTCAAATGATTGATTATCCTTTTCATATACTTTATTAACAATTTTTATGCAAAAAATTTATACTATCAGATGCTTGCTTAACATTTGTCAAGCAcaagtttttttgttttttaataTCCGGTCAGTAATATTCACGCATAGGAGGTGAAACAAGCGTGTAACAGTAGTACTCCTCGTCCCTCACGGTTATTGGGCTGTCCGTTCATGTGGGCTGGCCCGTCGTCCGTAGACTGGCCTGGCTCATGCATCCCTTGGCATCTAAATCGCCCGGAGCCTTGTCGAATGTGCTCGACCACCTACCCCCTTATCCGCATCTGAATGGCTATCCAGTCAGAGATGCCACAGCCGGAGCTTCAGTTCAAAGAAAGGTCGCTGGATCTGGATCTCGTGAAGCAGGTATCTGCTCCGTCGGCTCTGAAGGCAGGATTGCAGTAGCTGCTCGGGTGCTGCCCTTGGCGCCTCGTCACGCGGGTATTCGCTGGTACGTTTTTCATGGCGTCGGATCTAATTTCGGTTGTGGCATGTAGTTTTGCATATAGATTTTGTAGCTTGGAATTGAGGAGTAGATCCATGTCGTGATTCAGTTGCAATATTGTAGATGGACGAAGAGTTTGAGGACCAAGATTTTTCTGATGGAGCGGTGGGTGAGGGAGAGCCTGCACTTGATCGGACTGAAGAACATCAGCCAGTTATTACTTCTCGGTTGTCAGTTAAGCGTGTTGTAGAGATGGTCGCAAAGTTTGACGAATACAAGAGATGGCTTGTAACCGAAATTGGTTTTGGTGCAATCCTGAAGATCCCAATGCTTGTCAAGTTGGATCTGAGGATGAGTGCTTGggttatgaggaaggtaaatgctCGGTGTCGTGTAATCGTCATTGATAATGACAATATGGTTGGTTTCACAGCAGAAGATTTCCACAAGGTTTTTGGCATCCCATGCGGGAATCGAGATGTGGGTGGCAGGGATGCACAAATTTCTCAGTCTAcaatcaatttcatcaagcagtcAATTGGGATGGATAGTACAGTTACTCATAATCTGAAGGCGGCTGAAAGTGTTTTAAGTAGAGATATTTCAGAGGATTCGAGTAAAATTGAAAAGGATTGTTTTCAAATTGCATTCGCCATCTTTGTCATGGGCTATTTGATAGCACCGTGTACCAAGCATGACACCATGATGATTGATTTCTGGGGTGCTCTGGCCAATCCGGAATTGATCCCGCAGTTCAATTGGTGTGAGTATGCTATGCAGAAATTGATGTCAGCTGTTGTGAAGTTGCAGAATGATTATCAAAGCAAAGCGGCAACGGTTCATATGTTTGCGTGCCACCTTTTTTTCCAGGTGAACACATGTTTTAGTTTTTTATAGTTTGGGTGTGGATTTTCATGAAGCGATGTGTGTGTACTATTGAATTCTTGTTGCTTACTTGATTATAATCCATGGCAGTTTTTCTTGCTGGACAACATTGACCTTGGATTGTTCAATATGCCGCCATCTGAATTGCCCCGCGTGCAGTGTTTTGAACAGAAAAGGTTTCGACAGATGATCCTAATGGTTTATGGCATGAAGCATGGGAAGTGGGGTTATGTCCCTGGAGGGGTATGTTTTTTGTAGTTGTTGGTCTAAAAATTCAGTTCGGTAGAGGTTGAGAAGTGATTGTGTTTGTCTATGTTTTTTTGTTCAATGCTTGTAGGTGCGGCCTGCGGAGCTAGTTATGTACACGCGGCCAGACATGACGCGCCAAGGACGCATTGACTCCCATGCATCATCAGGTTCAGTGAAACAATCAGTTCCAAGGGTGCCTGATAGAGTGGACCAACGGACTTTGGATTTGGGTGTGCATGCAACGACGGCACCAGCTGACTCTTTGGGTGATGTGAGGTCGGCATACCATTCACTTGGGCCAAGGGATTTTGCAAATCATTTGCGCCGGACTTGCTATGGCGATCCGGTAATTTTTGTTCATCTAATTAGGTGGGGTTGTGGGTGGGTAATGCAATGACTTTTTATTGTTGAAATTTTGATGGATATCGGTATTTAAGACAAGCATTGTGCATTCTGCAGGTCCTTGAAGAGCTGAGCCTGATGCTGAAGCAGCAGAATGCAAAGTGCATGCTGAGCATGTCGTTGCTGCGGAGTAGGATGCAGTCTGACATGCTTAGCTTTGCTGATAGAATTGTATTACTTGTGCGGGATCGTTGTAGGTGCTGTCAAGCGCGCGGGCTGTCAAAGTGTGTCACACTGGATGGATCTTCCAAGTGCTCTGATGGTATTTTTGTCCACCATATCTGAGTATACGAGTTCATTGAAAACAATCAGGATAGGATTGGTTATGGTTATTTTTTTTATGGATGCAGATGCTCAGGCCATGCATTCAAGGGTGATCCCGATGGTTGCTCGGCGGCTCGAAATGTCGGATGATGAAGGTGCCGTAGGTGTGCATACATTGTGGAGGTCAGCCAGATAGGATGTATGTTAACTTTAATTCGTTCATGCAGGTGGTAGTTCAACCAAGGCCCATTTTGAACGTAATTCAGTGAAGAAGCCTCGGGTTGATTCTTGTGATGTGCGAGGTGATCAAATTTTTTTATGCGTCATATTCACCTCATCAAACTGCTGTCGTCGATGTTTAATTAAGTTGGTTCTTGTAGTCAACACGGTTTAATTCAGTGTGTTTTGTTTGCTGTGTTAGATCTGAAGTTGGGGTCATCACAGCAGCCAAATGACGCCCCTGTGTATGATAACCCAGTTGCTGAGGAACGACAAATGGAAGAGAAGAATGTAGTATTAGACAGGATTATTCTATATGCTCGAGTAATTACGGACACGGTTAACTGTCTGTATGACATTGGAGAGGGCGAGCCCAATGTTGTTTATTTTGGGACCATGGTAGCTACGTTGCCGAAGAGGAAGTATGCTACCTCTGCAAGCTTTGCACGCAACCCATGGGTGAGTGGGTGTCTAGCTCAGCGCCCACCAATCCCCTTGGTGGATAAGTTCTATAACTGGGTATCTGGAAACAACGATTTTGACCTTGACAGGTATAATGTTGGTGTTCTTTTTTTGAAGTTCACGTCGTCAGTTAGACGGTTAAAGCAATTTTATAAATCGCGCTTATGTTTGTGTGATTTTATGCAGCATGTGGATTGAGCATAAAACTCCGCGGATGCTTTGGGTAAATGTTGTGTGTGTTCAGCAACAATTAATTGGGGGACATCCTCTTGACCATGAGGTAGCTGTGCTTGCAATCAGGAGGTTTAATCAGCTTGATGTTGGTGCACACGCTGTGAACCAGTATATGCTATGGAGGGAAGTACTTGAACCAGATTTCTCGGTCAGTATCCCCTTTTTCCTTGTTTTGGGTAGATATCTTGTAAATGTTTGCCAGGTTGCAATTGGCCATGAAACGTGTTTGTTTTTTTACTGTGTCTATAACAGACGCATGCTCTTGCCGGGGAGAAAGTTGTGCATATAAAAGCTATTCAGTTGCAAATTTCGCAGGCTCTTCATGATGTCACGGCATGTCAGAAGGTAAGGTTTCGGTCAGTATCTGTCAACTAGTTTGCAATTTCGTTAATGTGGAAAAGTATTATTCATGCAAGCGTTTGTTGGTTGCAGTTCTTTGTGCCAGCCATTCTTGACCATGGTTGGGAAGCATACATGTGGGATATGATTAGGAAGGAGATTCACATACTGGATCCTTTGTGTGCTCAAATAGTGGGAGCAGAGCAGCGACATACAACCCATCACGAGGTGGTGTCACAGATTCACAATGTGCTATTTAGTTGCCTTAACGAGTTCTTTGCAAAATGGCACTGCACACCTGACAGATGGAACCGGAAGTTCCCAAACATAACCCGGGAAGTTTTTACAAGGTAAATGACACTTTGTGCCGGACATATTTTTTCGCAGATTTTTTTACATGCTCGACAGAGAGGTGATGCATGCACACTTCTGTATATGTGACAGGGATGAGTCTGGTATCTGCATGCTGAATGCGATCAGGCAGTACGACGGTGAAAAGATGATGTGGCCTCTGACGAAGGTAAGAGAATCTGTCATTTTTTTGGTCTTCTCATATGATGTGCCTTTTTGTTGTATCTCAAGATAGATGTTTGTGTCATTGCATGTGACAATGAAATGTGCAGAAAAATTTGGCCACTTTCCGAAAGACAACTATTTTTGAGCTTTTCCGTCTGCGAGATGAGCAGGGGAATATTGTGGGTGATGATGTCTTGCGTGCTGCTCTGGAAGGAGGCGAGGGATGAGGACATTTGTATTTGTGTAGGTCGCGTGGAGTTTGCTTTAAAAATGGTGGATTGCTTTGATGTGGTGTCGTGGGCAGAGGATATCTAGTTATCTTGAATAAATGAACATAGGTTTAATTCTCGTGTAGTATGATATTTTAAATGTGTGGACGTATGACATGTATGGAGGCTGGTGCAGTAGTTTGTGTGGATTTGGTTGAGTTGGGTCTGTCTGAATATTTGCTTGTCTGGGATTTATTTTATGTGTATCAAGGGAGAGGATACTATTATGAGTGGTTGGTAGCTGTTTCAATATCATTTTTAAGGTCTTAGCATCGAAGGTCCCTTCTGAAATGGCAATATCTCCTGCATGCGCTAATtgtgtgacgaatgaaaacatgcATCATTTTGTTTCAGATGCCTCTGTATTAAATATCTACACAAATTGACCTGATGAATTTATAACAAAAGAACCCTTTCCGTGTGTGTGATCATTTTTTTCACAGTCTCCTGTTGATTGCCACCAGTCCCCCTCGTCGCTTCCCTGCGTTTCGCACACAATTAAAAAAAACACGATGCGTCTAGATGGAAATGAGAAGGTCAAATTtcatttgtttcttttttttatttaacCTTTTGTCGGTGAACACTCATGCATTTTCAAGGGTCATGTTTTGATGAACGAGTAATTGTGCTTCCCgttttccaaaaggactttagtTGCCTATGTTCGTTTTGTTTTGATTATGATGGTAATTCAATATGATGTGGAGTCACTGTTGACAGATTTGTTATTTCAATCTAGGAGCATATAAAACTGTTCCAAGGTGCCATCGTGGAAGTTTGTAGTCTTGCTCATATGTACAAATTCATGATCCGTAGGTAGTTGCCAATGTTGCGCGTGTTTATGCATGAGTGTGAAATGGGCATGGGCATATATGTGAATGCGGATTCAGTGGTTTTGCACTACATTCCTTCTTTTTTAAATAGATTTTGGAGAAAAATATAAAGATGCACAATAGCAGATGTGTTAACATGACATAGGTAATATGTTGGTTATATTATCATATCGCGCATTTTCATAATTTTAAGCAAGAAGGCAAATTGATTATAATGGGTTATATCTAAGATAACATTTAGCATAGCAATTTTCCGGTATAGATAAGATAAGGCAAATTCATTGTACTGGAAGTGTCAACCAGATAATAGCATATCGGTTCAATGCAGCATAGTAGTCGATTACATGGCAGCAAGGCCAGATAGAAATACTTGTACTGGTAGTGCATAAATAGGTAGAGATAAGTCTTAAAGCAGAGAGCAATAAACAAGCATAGAGTGACTTAGTCATGGTGATACTATTAATCCCTCTGCACAGGAAAGCTTGTCCAAAGCTTGTAACTCAAACGGATGTAACATCAATTTGAGGGGCAAGCTTTTCAGCACAGAGGGAGTAGCCGCAACCCTGTTGTATCGGTCATAGGTTTGATATTGGTTTGTTTTTTTGAAGCAAGCAACTCCTCCTAGTCCTGCTTCCCACCGCAGAGGTAGCTGGCCAATTCAGCCTTGTTGCCTTTCATCATCAGGACTTCATAAGCCATTTGTTTCCTCAGTTGTGCAATGATTTCCTAGGAAACATAGATGGAAAATGCTTGAAGATGATGTATAGAGGAGTGAAATATAAAATGTTATTGAATATGTACTTTGCATACCTCAGTAGGAATTATTTGCAGGATATCTCCATCAAACTCCTTTATGTAGTGTAGCACATAGAATCCACTGTCAGCTCTGCATTTGTTTTTGGATCTTTATTAGGTACTAGGATTAGGAGCACATATATAGAAATGATGGGGGTATTGCATAGTGGACTgtacttgctgcagctggggtGCATGCCATAGTTGCACTTGTAACTCCATGGAAATGTTGAAAAATGCCAGTTTGGATACCATTCACGAAGACGATTGAAAAGGGAATCTAGTATAAGTTCAGCCGTACGCATATGTTTGATCTCCATACTTCCCTCTTCTGACATGGTAATAGTTGGGTCCATTATGAACATCGTTTTTTCAGCTATGTCAATTTGATAGAGGCACCATGAATCGTCGATAATGTGTACCACCATGAACTGAATAAGGAACATGGATGAGTTATATCAGTCTTTTTTATTGTGTAACATTCAGTTAGCAACAAGCAATGTATTGGTTTTTATTGCTTACCTTTTTGCATTCTTCCAGCTTGTAGGGGAGGTTTGTTGCATTGAACATCCAGAAGAGTGTGTCTATCTTGTGATGGTCCTGGCAGTTGATGGCTTGTTCCTGTAGGACACATTTTAACAGATGAATAACATTATGAGGTATGGATGAGGATGGAAGTGTCGCATATGAGAAGTGTGTTGTGCTGAGACTCACCGCAAAGCTTGGGGGAAATAGCTTCCT
This sequence is a window from Aegilops tauschii subsp. strangulata cultivar AL8/78 chromosome 7, Aet v6.0, whole genome shotgun sequence. Protein-coding genes within it:
- the LOC141026931 gene encoding uncharacterized protein, with amino-acid sequence MAIQSEMPQPELQFKERSLDLDLVKQMDEEFEDQDFSDGAVGEGEPALDRTEEHQPVITSRLSVKRVVEMVAKFDEYKRWLVTEIGFGAILKIPMLVKLDLRMSAWVMRKVNARCRVIVIDNDNMVGFTAEDFHKVFGIPCGNRDVGGRDAQISQSTINFIKQSIGMDSTVTHNLKAAESVLSRDISEDSSKIEKDCFQIAFAIFVMGYLIAPCTKHDTMMIDFWGALANPELIPQFNWCEYAMQKLMSAVVKLQNDYQSKAATVHMFACHLFFQFFLLDNIDLGLFNMPPSELPRVQCFEQKRFRQMILMVYGMKHGKWGYVPGGVRPAELVMYTRPDMTRQGRIDSHASSGSVKQSVPRVPDRVDQRTLDLGVHATTAPADSLGDVRSAYHSLGPRDFANHLRRTCYGDPVLEELSLMLKQQNAKCMLSMSLLRSRMQSDMLSFADRIVLLVRDRCRCCQARGLSKCVTLDGSSKCSDDAQAMHSRVIPMVARRLEMSDDEGAVGGSSTKAHFERNSVKKPRVDSCDVRDLKLGSSQQPNDAPVYDNPVAEERQMEEKNVVLDRIILYARVITDTVNCLYDIGEGEPNVVYFGTMVATLPKRKYATSASFARNPWVSGCLAQRPPIPLVDKFYNWVSGNNDFDLDSMWIEHKTPRMLWVNVVCVQQQLIGGHPLDHEVAVLAIRRFNQLDVGAHAVNQYMLWREVLEPDFSTHALAGEKVVHIKAIQLQISQALHDVTACQKFFVPAILDHGWEAYMWDMIRKEIHILDPLCAQIVGAEQRHTTHHEVVSQIHNVLFSCLNEFFAKWHCTPDRWNRKFPNITREVFTRDESGICMLNAIRQYDGEKMMWPLTKKNLATFRKTTIFELFRLRDEQGNIVGDDVLRAALEGGEG